A single Roseomonas gilardii DNA region contains:
- the iolD gene encoding 3D-(3,5/4)-trihydroxycyclohexane-1,2-dione acylhydrolase (decyclizing) produces the protein MTSTIRLTMSQALTRFLANQFTEVDGRELPLFAGVWAIFGHGNVAALGEALYQERERLPVLRGHSEQGMAHAAIAFAKASFRRRMMAVTTSIGPGALNLATACAVAHVNRLPLLLLPGDVFASRRPDPVLQQVEDFGDATVSANDCFRPISRFYDRITRPEQIIPALERAMVVLTDPAECGPVTLSLCQDVQAEAYDYPAAFFERRVWHGRRPRPCEAEAARAVALLRGARKPLIVAGGGVLYAGAAEDLAGFAERHGIPVAETQAGKSSLPFGHPLAMGAIGVTGTSAANTLAEEADVIIAAGTRLQDFTTGSRSLFRGEGRRILGLNIQPFDASKHHAVPLVADLATGLAALEEGLPDYAAPPAWRERAEALKRDWVAAADRAMAPTDDAALPSDAQVIGAVGRALDWNATVVCAAGGLPGELHKLWRPTAPGRYHLEYGFSCMGYEIAGGLGVKLARPEEEVVVMVGDGSYLMLNSELASAVMLGLRFTVVLLDNRGYGCINRLQAGCGGAAFNNLLADARHDTLPEIDFAAHARSLGAEARHVRSLAELERAVREARNASRATVIVIDTDPAIITREGGHWWDVAVPEVSQRPEVAAARARYDAARQGQRFD, from the coding sequence ATGACCAGCACCATCCGCCTCACCATGTCACAGGCGCTGACACGCTTCCTGGCCAACCAGTTCACCGAGGTCGATGGCCGGGAACTGCCGCTCTTCGCCGGTGTCTGGGCCATTTTCGGCCATGGCAATGTCGCCGCCCTCGGCGAGGCCCTGTACCAGGAACGCGAACGCCTGCCGGTCCTGCGCGGGCATAGCGAACAGGGCATGGCCCATGCGGCCATCGCCTTCGCCAAGGCCAGCTTCCGCCGCCGCATGATGGCGGTGACCACCTCCATCGGCCCGGGGGCGCTGAACCTCGCCACCGCCTGCGCCGTCGCGCATGTGAACCGCCTGCCGCTGCTGCTCCTGCCCGGCGACGTCTTCGCCAGCCGCCGCCCCGACCCGGTGCTGCAACAGGTCGAGGATTTCGGCGATGCCACCGTCTCGGCCAATGACTGCTTCCGCCCGATCTCCCGCTTCTACGACCGGATCACCCGGCCGGAACAGATCATCCCGGCGCTGGAACGCGCCATGGTGGTGCTGACCGATCCCGCCGAATGCGGCCCGGTCACGCTTTCCCTGTGCCAGGACGTGCAGGCCGAGGCCTACGACTATCCGGCAGCGTTCTTCGAGCGCCGGGTCTGGCACGGGCGGCGGCCACGCCCTTGCGAGGCCGAGGCCGCCCGCGCCGTCGCCCTGTTGCGGGGCGCGCGCAAGCCGTTGATCGTGGCCGGGGGCGGTGTCCTCTATGCCGGGGCGGCGGAGGATCTGGCCGGCTTCGCCGAGCGGCACGGAATCCCGGTGGCGGAAACCCAGGCCGGAAAGTCCTCGCTGCCCTTCGGGCACCCCCTGGCCATGGGGGCCATCGGCGTCACTGGCACCTCAGCGGCCAATACGCTGGCGGAGGAGGCGGATGTCATCATCGCCGCCGGGACGCGGCTGCAGGATTTCACCACCGGATCCCGGTCCCTGTTCCGAGGGGAGGGACGGAGGATCCTCGGCCTCAACATCCAGCCCTTCGATGCCAGCAAGCACCATGCCGTGCCCCTGGTCGCCGACCTCGCCACCGGCCTCGCCGCGCTGGAGGAAGGGTTGCCGGACTATGCCGCCCCCCCGGCCTGGCGGGAGCGCGCGGAGGCGCTGAAGCGTGACTGGGTGGCGGCAGCGGACCGCGCCATGGCCCCGACGGACGATGCGGCCCTGCCCTCCGACGCGCAGGTGATCGGCGCCGTCGGTCGTGCGCTCGACTGGAATGCCACCGTGGTCTGCGCCGCGGGCGGCCTGCCCGGCGAGCTGCACAAGCTCTGGCGCCCGACCGCGCCCGGCCGCTACCACCTCGAATACGGCTTCTCCTGCATGGGCTACGAGATCGCCGGCGGGCTGGGCGTGAAGCTGGCGCGGCCCGAGGAGGAGGTCGTCGTCATGGTCGGCGACGGCTCCTACCTCATGTTGAACTCCGAGCTGGCGAGCGCGGTCATGCTGGGACTGCGCTTCACCGTCGTGCTGCTGGACAATCGTGGCTATGGCTGCATCAACCGGCTGCAGGCCGGATGCGGCGGGGCGGCCTTCAACAACCTGCTCGCCGATGCGCGGCACGACACTCTGCCGGAGATCGACTTCGCCGCCCATGCGCGCAGCCTGGGCGCCGAGGCCCGGCATGTCCGCTCGCTGGCCGAGCTGGAACGGGCCGTGCGCGAGGCCCGGAACGCGTCCCGCGCCACGGTGATCGTCATCGACACCGATCCCGCCATCATCACGCGGGAGGGCGGCCACTGGTGGGACGTCGCGGTGCCCGAGGTCAGCCAGCGCCCGGAGGTCGCGGCCGCCCGCGCCCGCTACGACGCCGCGCGGCAGGGCCAGCGTTTCGACTGA
- a CDS encoding ABC transporter permease: protein MDTRSQERTLTAIIMGKAPIGAPRRGAAWWLAALAAALFLLPWYGLDNGLLGGRWSSLPAMAEAVLKGRVWLWPLLLPLLSAAWGIRRRASEPLVVAGVAGLGWLVLEAFGLREHGLHLGGLSALLEGSASQPALGWGALLYAVAAMMLLAYGLAWRGWCRGEVFTVGAIGLVCGSILVFVGYPVLSILISAFQDNDGRIDLMLFARKFTDESIWSLDCLAGGRSCGVAWNSLAQGVLVGVLSTLLGLAFALVATRTRFPFPRLLRVMSVLPVITPPFVIGLSLILLFGRAGMVSNLLQDWFDLPRSRWIYGMPGLTIAQLLAFTPISFLVLQGVLQGVSPSMEEASQTLRSGRWRTFRHVTWPLIRPGLANAFLIAFIESLADFGNPIMIGGNFRVLSTSIYFAVVGAAHDQGQAAVLAIVLLVFTLSAFLLQRFWIGRRSYVTLSGKGDAGLPLQLPTGLRRLCLAVVMPWVLLTAAVYAIILTGGFVKAIGNDNSFTLQHFLTAFAIQHGAAGWFLAGSAWNSLLTTLMVALLAMPLTAALGILTGYLLNRQSFAGRGVFEFLTMMSFAIPGTVIGISYILAFNVPPLELTGTALIMVVAFVFRNMPVGIRASIANLSQVDRSLDEASLTLGARSASTLWRVILPILRPAVATSMVYSFVRAITSVSAVIFLVSGEYNLATVYIVGRAEFGEYGIAIVYSAVLIVIMVAALMAIQALVGERRIGRRKAAEAAAPARPAVAGA, encoded by the coding sequence ATGGACACGCGAAGTCAAGAACGCACGCTGACCGCCATCATCATGGGAAAGGCGCCGATAGGAGCGCCGCGTCGCGGCGCCGCATGGTGGCTGGCGGCCCTGGCCGCCGCCCTGTTCCTCCTGCCCTGGTACGGCCTGGACAATGGCCTGCTTGGCGGCCGCTGGAGTTCGCTGCCGGCCATGGCGGAGGCTGTGCTGAAGGGCCGTGTCTGGCTGTGGCCCTTGCTGCTGCCCCTGCTGTCGGCCGCCTGGGGCATCCGGCGACGGGCGTCGGAGCCCCTGGTGGTGGCGGGTGTTGCCGGCCTGGGCTGGCTGGTCCTGGAGGCTTTCGGCCTGCGGGAGCACGGCCTGCATCTCGGCGGGCTGTCCGCGTTGCTGGAGGGAAGCGCGAGCCAGCCGGCGCTGGGCTGGGGCGCGCTGCTCTATGCCGTGGCCGCCATGATGCTCCTGGCCTATGGCCTCGCGTGGCGGGGCTGGTGCAGGGGTGAGGTCTTCACCGTCGGCGCGATCGGCCTCGTCTGCGGCTCCATCCTGGTCTTCGTGGGCTATCCGGTCCTGTCCATCCTGATTTCCGCCTTCCAGGACAATGACGGGCGTATCGACCTCATGCTCTTCGCCCGGAAGTTCACGGATGAATCCATCTGGAGCCTGGATTGCCTGGCGGGTGGCCGTAGCTGCGGCGTCGCATGGAACTCCCTGGCCCAGGGTGTCCTGGTCGGCGTGCTGAGCACCCTGCTCGGCCTGGCCTTCGCCCTGGTCGCGACCCGCACGCGCTTTCCCTTCCCGCGCCTGCTGCGCGTCATGTCCGTGCTGCCGGTCATCACCCCGCCCTTCGTGATCGGCCTGTCGCTGATCCTGCTCTTCGGCCGTGCCGGCATGGTCTCCAACCTGTTGCAGGACTGGTTCGACCTGCCACGCTCCCGCTGGATCTACGGCATGCCGGGATTGACCATCGCACAGCTCCTGGCCTTCACGCCGATCTCCTTCCTGGTGCTCCAGGGCGTGCTGCAGGGTGTCAGCCCCAGCATGGAGGAGGCCTCGCAGACCCTGCGCTCGGGGCGCTGGCGCACCTTTCGCCATGTCACCTGGCCGCTGATCCGGCCGGGCCTCGCCAATGCCTTCCTGATCGCCTTCATCGAGAGTCTCGCGGATTTCGGCAATCCGATCATGATCGGCGGCAATTTCCGCGTCCTTTCCACCTCCATCTACTTCGCCGTGGTCGGGGCCGCGCATGACCAGGGGCAGGCGGCGGTGCTGGCGATCGTCCTGCTTGTCTTCACCCTGTCCGCCTTCCTGCTTCAGCGCTTCTGGATCGGCCGCCGTTCCTACGTGACCCTTTCCGGCAAGGGGGATGCCGGGCTGCCGCTGCAACTCCCCACGGGGCTGCGGCGCCTGTGCCTGGCCGTCGTCATGCCCTGGGTCCTGCTGACGGCGGCCGTCTATGCCATCATCCTGACCGGCGGCTTCGTGAAGGCCATCGGGAACGACAACAGCTTCACCTTGCAGCACTTCCTGACCGCCTTCGCCATCCAGCACGGCGCGGCCGGATGGTTCCTCGCCGGCTCGGCCTGGAACTCGCTGCTCACGACGCTGATGGTGGCCCTGCTGGCGATGCCGCTGACCGCGGCATTGGGTATCCTGACGGGCTATCTGCTCAACCGGCAGAGCTTCGCCGGGCGGGGGGTCTTCGAGTTCCTGACCATGATGAGCTTCGCCATACCCGGCACAGTGATCGGCATCAGCTATATCCTGGCCTTCAACGTCCCGCCGCTGGAGCTTACCGGCACGGCGCTGATCATGGTGGTGGCCTTCGTGTTCCGGAACATGCCGGTGGGCATCCGGGCCAGCATCGCCAATCTGAGCCAGGTGGACCGCTCGCTGGACGAGGCCTCGCTGACGCTCGGGGCGCGTTCGGCCTCGACCCTGTGGCGGGTGATCCTGCCGATCCTCCGGCCGGCCGTGGCCACCTCCATGGTCTATTCCTTCGTGCGGGCGATCACCTCGGTCAGTGCGGTGATCTTTCTGGTCAGCGGCGAATACAACCTCGCCACGGTGTATATCGTGGGGCGTGCGGAATTCGGGGAGTACGGCATCGCCATCGTCTATTCCGCGGTGCTGATCGTCATCATGGTCGCCGCGCTGATGGCCATCCAGGCGCTGGTGGGTGAGCGCCGCATCGGACGGCGCAAGGCCGCGGAGGCAGCCGCCCCGGCACGGCCCGCAGTGGCAGGAGCATGA
- a CDS encoding ABC transporter ATP-binding protein — MNQIRRDQPSRGTGRMSGHPALEFRGVVKRYGPVTAVQAADFAIAPGSLVTLLGPSGCGKTSTLRLMAGLEHPSEGRILIDGQDVTHLSAAERDVSMVFQSYALFPHMTVMENVCYGLRASGMRRAEAEAQAADKLLAVGLSGFEKRLPSELSGGQQQRVAVARAIVLKPKVLLFDEPLSNLDAKLRRRVRADIRDLQQSLGLTVVYVTHDQEEALAVSDRIIVMRGGVIVQDGDPRALYERPNNRFIADFIGNANLLPVTLLRRDGGLADVTLDSLTLALPHRDLPDGGALLAVRPQGVALRPGAAGSDELPGHLRKAAYLGEHMEYEVVLDGSGAELLVKTSDCALVIPEGSSVAVRIDPAGAVVVPA; from the coding sequence TTGAACCAGATCCGACGCGACCAGCCCAGCCGGGGGACCGGGAGGATGAGCGGGCATCCGGCCCTGGAGTTCCGTGGCGTGGTCAAGCGATACGGGCCGGTCACAGCGGTCCAGGCGGCCGACTTCGCCATCGCGCCCGGAAGCCTGGTGACGCTCCTGGGGCCGTCCGGCTGCGGCAAGACCAGCACGCTCCGGCTGATGGCGGGACTGGAGCACCCGTCGGAAGGGCGCATCCTGATCGATGGCCAGGACGTGACCCACCTTTCCGCCGCGGAACGCGACGTGTCCATGGTGTTCCAGTCCTATGCGCTTTTCCCGCACATGACGGTGATGGAGAATGTCTGCTATGGCCTGCGCGCTTCCGGCATGCGCCGTGCCGAGGCCGAGGCGCAGGCGGCGGACAAGCTGCTGGCCGTCGGCCTTTCGGGATTCGAGAAGCGGCTGCCCTCAGAGCTGTCCGGCGGGCAGCAGCAGCGCGTGGCGGTGGCCCGCGCCATCGTCCTGAAGCCGAAGGTGCTTCTCTTCGACGAGCCCTTGTCCAACCTCGACGCCAAGCTGCGCCGGCGCGTGCGTGCCGATATCCGGGACCTGCAGCAGTCGCTGGGGCTGACCGTGGTCTATGTGACGCATGACCAGGAGGAGGCGCTGGCCGTTTCCGACCGGATCATCGTCATGCGCGGCGGCGTGATCGTCCAGGATGGCGATCCGCGCGCTCTCTACGAGCGTCCGAACAACCGCTTCATCGCGGACTTCATCGGCAATGCAAATCTCCTTCCGGTGACCCTCCTGCGCCGCGACGGAGGGCTGGCCGACGTGACTCTGGATTCGCTGACGCTGGCCCTGCCGCACAGGGATCTGCCGGACGGCGGCGCCTTGTTGGCGGTTCGTCCGCAAGGTGTGGCCCTTCGCCCCGGCGCAGCCGGAAGCGACGAGTTGCCGGGGCATCTGCGCAAGGCGGCCTATCTGGGAGAACACATGGAATACGAGGTGGTGCTGGATGGCTCCGGGGCGGAGCTTCTGGTCAAGACATCGGATTGCGCCCTGGTGATCCCCGAGGGTTCCAGCGTGGCGGTGAGGATCGATCCCGCCGGGGCGGTGGTGGTGCCGGCATGA
- a CDS encoding ABC transporter substrate-binding protein codes for MLKNTLKAFVFLGALTAGGGGLHAQSGSLVMYCGVNEQWCRAAANAFQGETGIRVDMTRQSAGEIYARLRAEKNNPRGDVWFGGTGDPHLQAASEGISESYQSRTLDQLQDWARKQAERSGYRTVGLYMGALGYGYNETELQRRKVAAPKCWADLLKPEFKGEIQVADPNASGTSWTMLATLVQLMGEDPAFAYLKKLDANVDQYTSAGAAPAQATARGETMVGIAFQHDVIDAAKQNPHVKVVSPCEGTGYEIGSMSIIQGARHPEEARRFYEWALTPAAQKIAASNGSFQVPSNKATPVPPEAPDISQIKLINYDFEKYGSSQERGRLLSRWTREVKNAR; via the coding sequence ATGCTCAAGAACACGCTGAAGGCCTTTGTCTTCCTGGGCGCGCTCACGGCGGGAGGTGGCGGTCTTCATGCCCAAAGCGGCAGCTTGGTCATGTATTGCGGCGTGAACGAGCAGTGGTGCCGCGCCGCCGCGAACGCCTTCCAGGGAGAGACAGGCATCCGCGTGGACATGACCCGGCAGAGCGCCGGGGAGATCTATGCGCGGCTGCGCGCCGAGAAGAACAACCCACGGGGCGATGTCTGGTTCGGTGGTACGGGCGATCCGCATCTGCAGGCTGCTTCGGAGGGAATCTCGGAGTCCTACCAGTCCAGGACTCTCGACCAATTGCAGGACTGGGCACGCAAGCAGGCGGAGCGATCCGGATACCGGACGGTCGGCCTGTACATGGGGGCGCTTGGCTATGGCTATAACGAGACCGAGTTGCAGCGCCGGAAGGTCGCCGCACCCAAATGTTGGGCCGATCTTCTGAAGCCGGAGTTCAAGGGAGAGATCCAGGTTGCCGATCCGAACGCATCGGGGACCAGTTGGACCATGCTGGCGACGCTCGTGCAGCTGATGGGCGAGGACCCGGCCTTTGCCTACCTGAAGAAGCTGGACGCGAATGTCGACCAGTACACCAGCGCGGGCGCAGCCCCGGCGCAGGCCACCGCACGCGGCGAGACCATGGTCGGCATCGCCTTCCAGCACGATGTCATCGATGCGGCCAAGCAGAACCCCCATGTGAAGGTGGTCTCGCCCTGCGAAGGCACGGGCTACGAGATCGGCTCGATGAGCATCATCCAGGGTGCGCGCCATCCGGAGGAGGCCAGGCGCTTCTACGAATGGGCGCTGACGCCGGCGGCGCAGAAGATCGCGGCCAGCAACGGCTCCTTCCAGGTTCCGTCGAACAAGGCGACGCCCGTTCCGCCGGAAGCCCCCGATATCAGCCAGATCAAGCTGATCAACTATGATTTCGAGAAGTACGGCTCCTCGCAGGAGCGCGGGCGGCTCCTGTCCCGATGGACACGCGAAGTCAAGAACGCACGCTGA
- a CDS encoding MurR/RpiR family transcriptional regulator, producing MNRDEPDAAEDTGTLLGAAAPPRSYQELRDLLLSGRVKLPKRLAQVASFVVAEPEEVALGTAAGIAERAGVQPSTLVRFSKSVGLSGFSELQLLFRDRLRSQVSNYDERLLSLKQAEGRNSLAANILDGFFQAATRSLTQLHDRIDVSQIERAAQLLAAADTIYLIAQRRSFPISAYMNYSFGKLGVKTVLIGSPAGTDQETLSFVTERDAAVAISFSPYASATVAHARMVAERKAPLIAITDSPFSPLVAESSLWFEVVEADLHGFRLLSASLTLAMTLTVMVAEVRRSA from the coding sequence ATGAACCGGGACGAACCCGATGCTGCGGAGGATACGGGCACGCTTCTCGGGGCCGCGGCACCGCCGCGGAGCTATCAGGAGCTGCGCGACCTGCTCCTGTCAGGCCGCGTGAAGCTGCCGAAGCGACTGGCTCAGGTCGCCTCCTTCGTCGTGGCGGAACCCGAGGAAGTCGCCCTCGGCACCGCGGCCGGGATCGCGGAGCGGGCAGGGGTGCAGCCATCCACCCTGGTGCGCTTCTCCAAGTCCGTCGGGCTGAGCGGCTTCTCCGAACTCCAGCTCCTGTTTCGCGACCGGCTGCGCAGCCAGGTCTCGAACTATGACGAACGCCTGCTCTCGCTGAAACAGGCGGAGGGACGGAACTCGCTCGCGGCGAATATCCTCGACGGCTTCTTCCAGGCTGCCACGCGGTCCCTGACCCAGTTGCACGATCGGATCGATGTCTCCCAGATCGAGCGCGCGGCCCAGCTTCTCGCGGCCGCCGACACGATCTACCTGATCGCACAGCGCCGCTCCTTCCCGATCAGCGCCTACATGAACTACAGCTTCGGCAAGCTCGGCGTGAAGACCGTGCTGATCGGCTCCCCGGCGGGCACGGACCAGGAGACCCTTTCCTTCGTCACGGAACGCGACGCGGCCGTGGCCATCAGCTTCTCGCCCTATGCCTCCGCCACGGTCGCCCATGCGCGCATGGTGGCGGAGCGCAAGGCCCCGCTGATCGCCATCACCGACAGTCCCTTCAGCCCGCTGGTGGCGGAATCGTCGCTGTGGTTCGAGGTGGTGGAAGCCGATCTCCACGGCTTCCGCCTCCTTTCCGCCAGTCTCACCCTGGCCATGACGCTGACCGTGATGGTGGCGGAGGTCCGGCGGAGCGCCTGA
- a CDS encoding bifunctional 5-dehydro-2-deoxygluconokinase/5-dehydro-2-deoxyphosphogluconate aldolase, whose protein sequence is MGDTGETRWLDVIAIGRSSVDLYGQQIGSRLEDIASFAKSVGGCPANIAIGTARLGLRSALVTRVGAEQMGSFIREQLAREGVETRGVVTDPQRLTALVLLAVEADHTSPMIFYREDCADMALSEEDIAPDFIASARALVVTGTHFSRPNTGAAQWKAIRAAKEAGTRVVLDVDYRPNLWGLAGHAEGFARYVKSDRVSAELRPVLSECDLVVGTEEEILIASGAEDLLAALRAIRAVSAATIVLKRGPMGCIVYDGPISDRLEDGILGQGFPIEVYNVLGAGDAFMSGLLRGWLGGESWSTAATWANACGAFAVSRLLCSPEIPTFPELQHFLRHGSPHRALRRDADLNHIHWATTRRPQSESILALACDHRAQIEALADRLGVPRQRIDRFKALAVEAAARVAGGRDGYGVLIDGTYGTEAFAKVPRNFWIGRPVEKPGSRPLAFDGMTDLGSHLRAWPVNHAVKCLCFYHPDDPAELRGQQEQTLVQLHEATRSAGLELMVEIIAAKAGPLGDDTVASAIRRLYALGIRPDLWKLEANQGPAAWRAIDEAILANDPYCRGVLLLGLEAPEAELMQSFRQASLSRLVRGFAVGRTIFAEAAENWLAGRIGDEDAVAEMAARFGRLVEGWQALRHEQAA, encoded by the coding sequence ATGGGTGACACAGGCGAAACCCGCTGGCTCGACGTGATCGCGATCGGCCGTTCCTCGGTGGATCTCTACGGACAGCAGATCGGCTCACGGCTGGAGGACATCGCCTCCTTCGCCAAGTCGGTCGGCGGCTGCCCTGCCAACATCGCCATCGGCACGGCCCGGCTGGGCCTGCGCTCGGCCCTGGTGACGCGGGTCGGCGCGGAGCAGATGGGAAGTTTCATCCGCGAACAGCTCGCGCGCGAAGGTGTCGAGACGCGAGGCGTCGTGACCGATCCGCAGCGATTGACCGCGCTGGTCCTGCTGGCGGTGGAGGCGGACCACACTTCGCCGATGATCTTCTACCGCGAGGACTGCGCCGACATGGCGCTTTCCGAGGAGGACATCGCCCCCGACTTCATCGCCTCCGCCCGTGCCCTGGTTGTCACCGGCACGCATTTCTCCCGCCCGAATACCGGCGCGGCGCAATGGAAGGCGATCCGCGCCGCGAAGGAGGCCGGCACGCGGGTCGTGCTCGATGTTGATTACCGCCCCAATCTCTGGGGCCTCGCAGGCCATGCGGAGGGCTTCGCCCGCTACGTGAAGTCCGACCGCGTTTCCGCCGAACTCCGGCCGGTCCTTTCCGAATGCGACCTGGTCGTGGGCACGGAGGAGGAGATCCTGATCGCTTCCGGGGCGGAGGACCTGCTGGCCGCCCTCAGGGCGATCCGCGCGGTCTCCGCCGCCACCATCGTGCTCAAGCGTGGCCCCATGGGCTGCATCGTCTATGACGGCCCGATCAGCGACAGGCTGGAGGACGGCATCCTCGGTCAGGGCTTTCCGATCGAGGTCTACAACGTGCTGGGCGCGGGCGATGCCTTCATGTCCGGGCTCCTGCGCGGCTGGCTCGGCGGCGAAAGCTGGTCCACCGCTGCCACCTGGGCCAATGCCTGCGGCGCTTTCGCCGTGTCGCGCCTGCTCTGCTCCCCCGAGATCCCGACCTTTCCGGAACTGCAGCACTTCCTGCGGCACGGCAGCCCGCACCGTGCCCTGCGCCGCGATGCCGACCTGAACCACATCCACTGGGCCACGACCCGCCGGCCGCAATCGGAAAGCATCCTCGCCCTGGCCTGCGACCACCGCGCCCAGATCGAGGCCCTGGCCGACCGCCTCGGCGTGCCGCGCCAGCGCATCGACAGGTTCAAGGCGCTCGCCGTCGAGGCCGCCGCCCGTGTCGCCGGGGGGCGGGACGGCTATGGCGTGCTGATCGACGGCACCTACGGCACCGAGGCCTTCGCGAAGGTGCCGCGCAACTTCTGGATCGGGCGGCCCGTCGAGAAGCCCGGCTCGCGCCCGCTGGCCTTCGACGGCATGACGGATCTCGGCAGCCACCTGCGCGCCTGGCCGGTGAACCACGCCGTCAAATGCCTCTGCTTCTATCACCCGGACGATCCAGCCGAGTTGCGCGGGCAGCAGGAGCAGACCCTGGTCCAGCTCCATGAAGCCACGCGCAGCGCCGGGCTGGAGCTGATGGTCGAGATCATCGCCGCCAAGGCCGGTCCGCTCGGCGACGACACCGTCGCCTCGGCGATCCGGCGCCTCTACGCGCTGGGCATCCGGCCCGACCTGTGGAAGCTGGAAGCCAACCAGGGTCCGGCGGCCTGGCGTGCCATCGACGAGGCCATCCTGGCGAATGATCCCTATTGCCGCGGCGTCCTGCTGCTTGGCCTCGAAGCGCCCGAGGCCGAGCTCATGCAGTCCTTCCGGCAGGCCAGCCTGTCGCGGCTTGTCCGCGGCTTCGCGGTCGGCCGCACCATCTTCGCCGAAGCCGCGGAGAACTGGCTCGCGGGCCGGATCGGCGACGAGGACGCCGTGGCCGAGATGGCCGCGCGCTTCGGACGGCTCGTGGAGGGCTGGCAGGCCCTGCGCCACGAACAGGCGGCCTGA
- a CDS encoding inositol monophosphatase family protein has protein sequence MTDGIARRLEVAVELAREAGAIAQGMRATLGPVETKNPIDFCTAADHAVEEMLRARLTTAFGDSMIGEEDGGEDSDSVWVVDPIDGTANYIHGGPRWCISLAYLRAGRVELGVIHQPGEDRLFTARRGHGAFLNGKRLDVSHLSHGAAPLVEVGWSARRSLASYGAFLGRLTKAAYEFRRHGSGALGLADVAAGLNDAYVELHINAWDVLAGLILVQEAGGVTNDFLAGSGLAQGNLVLAATPEIGASLAAMLGTSLLPRQERRDPAGGGPA, from the coding sequence ATGACCGACGGGATCGCCCGCCGCCTGGAGGTGGCCGTGGAACTCGCACGCGAGGCCGGCGCGATCGCGCAAGGCATGCGGGCGACGCTGGGGCCGGTCGAGACAAAGAATCCGATCGACTTCTGCACCGCCGCCGACCATGCGGTGGAGGAGATGCTGCGCGCCCGTCTCACCACGGCCTTCGGAGACAGCATGATCGGCGAGGAGGACGGCGGCGAGGATTCCGACAGCGTCTGGGTGGTGGATCCGATCGACGGCACGGCGAATTACATCCACGGTGGCCCGCGCTGGTGCATCTCCCTCGCCTATCTCCGTGCGGGGCGCGTCGAACTGGGCGTGATCCACCAGCCGGGGGAGGACCGCCTGTTCACCGCACGGCGCGGACATGGTGCTTTCCTCAACGGGAAGCGTCTGGATGTCAGCCATCTGTCCCACGGCGCCGCACCGCTCGTGGAGGTCGGATGGTCGGCACGGAGGAGCCTGGCTTCCTATGGCGCCTTCCTCGGCCGGTTGACCAAGGCGGCCTATGAGTTCCGGCGGCACGGATCAGGGGCGCTCGGTCTCGCGGATGTCGCTGCCGGGCTGAACGACGCCTATGTGGAGCTTCACATCAATGCCTGGGACGTGCTCGCCGGCCTGATCCTGGTGCAGGAGGCCGGGGGCGTGACCAACGACTTCCTGGCCGGGAGCGGGTTGGCCCAGGGCAATCTGGTGCTGGCTGCCACGCCGGAGATCGGAGCGTCCCTGGCCGCGATGCTGGGGACCAGCCTCCTGCCGCGGCAGGAGCGCCGGGATCCGGCGGGCGGTGGCCCTGCCTGA
- the iolG gene encoding inositol 2-dehydrogenase — MRIAVLGAGRIGTIHGLNVAASPAARLVAVADPHRPAAEKLARMTRAEVRDVDDAIEGPDVDAVIIGTPTTTHADCIERAARAGKAIFCEKPVDLSSERIAACLEVVEKAGVPLMIGFNRRFDPNFAELRRRLVEGVAGEVEMVTVISRDPAPPPASYVASSGGIFRDMMIHDFDMTRFLLGGDEVVEVHAIGSALVDPAIGQAGDADTAAVLMKTARGRICQISNSRRASYGYDQRIEVHGSKGMLRAGNIHRSTVEIATGAGFLADPVQDFFLQRYADAYREELAAFLSHIRSGTPPAPSGRDGLLAQRLADAATASWQAGTPVRV; from the coding sequence ATGAGGATCGCTGTTCTGGGTGCCGGTCGCATCGGCACCATCCATGGCCTGAACGTCGCGGCCTCGCCGGCCGCGCGCCTCGTTGCCGTGGCCGATCCGCACCGGCCGGCGGCCGAGAAGCTCGCGCGGATGACCAGGGCCGAGGTTCGCGACGTGGATGACGCGATCGAAGGCCCCGATGTCGATGCCGTCATCATCGGCACGCCCACGACCACTCATGCCGACTGCATCGAAAGGGCCGCCCGCGCCGGCAAGGCGATCTTCTGCGAGAAGCCGGTGGACCTGTCGTCCGAAAGGATCGCCGCCTGCCTGGAAGTGGTGGAGAAAGCGGGCGTGCCCTTGATGATAGGCTTCAACCGCCGCTTCGATCCGAACTTCGCGGAACTACGCCGCCGCCTCGTGGAGGGCGTGGCCGGCGAGGTGGAGATGGTGACCGTGATCTCCCGCGATCCCGCGCCACCCCCGGCCTCCTATGTCGCCTCCTCGGGCGGGATCTTTCGCGACATGATGATCCACGACTTCGACATGACGCGCTTCCTTCTCGGCGGCGACGAGGTGGTGGAGGTCCATGCCATCGGGTCGGCCCTGGTGGACCCGGCCATCGGACAGGCCGGGGATGCCGACACCGCCGCTGTGCTGATGAAGACCGCCAGGGGACGCATCTGCCAGATCTCGAACTCCCGCCGCGCCAGCTACGGCTATGACCAACGCATCGAGGTGCATGGGTCCAAGGGCATGCTGCGTGCCGGCAACATCCACAGGTCCACCGTGGAGATTGCGACCGGCGCCGGCTTCCTGGCCGATCCGGTCCAGGATTTCTTCCTCCAGCGCTATGCCGATGCCTATCGCGAGGAACTGGCCGCCTTCCTGTCGCATATCCGGTCGGGAACCCCGCCCGCGCCATCCGGGCGGGACGGTCTTCTCGCCCAGCGCCTGGCGGATGCCGCGACGGCATCATGGCAGGCAGGGACCCCCGTGCGGGTCTGA